The sequence TTACTGAGCAAGAACTGTAACTTAAATATAAAAAGATATCAGCAGTAATTAATTGAATGTATATGCGATGGTGGAAGGTGGAGGGCGGAGAGATGGAACAGAAACAGAATGATCAAGGCATAGATGTTGACTACTGGTTGGTGTAAGTAAGCTACTGGTCAAATAGAAGGGTTCAACCAGGCCCCCTCACCCACACCCCCACAACGCACCCTAGCTCCTGCCTGAAATCAATGAAGACAATCACAGCCAACGAGAGACAATGGGCAGAGAAGTGTGATGAAAGTTCTGTATCTATGCGATTATATTACAAAATATGGGTACAAACGGTATAAAGTGAAAACAGAATTTACTGTTGTACGAAGTAGTTTACCAAAAACACTTTAATTAACAGTGAGCCAATGATAACAGGTTCTACAAAAAGTGGCTGGCTTCTGTGAGGGACTGATGTTTTTATGCGAGTCGTAAGACCAGCAAAGAGGCTCCACAGCGAGCCAAGGCGAAGGCATGCAGGATTTCTATATGCGCTGTCTGCAAAGACCAGCTACGTGCCTTGGGACTAGGCGCCGCATTTCAGAGAGCGCGGAGAGCGCATTGTGTATCACTTGGACACTGCCGGCTGTAAGAGACGCCATCTCGCAGCAGTCACGTGGCGACTCGATGGACCGTCTCAGTATTTTCTGGCAATTCATCGCTTGTGGAAGGCGTCTTATATAGGCGACGTCGCCTTACTGGTACCTCCCACAGGCTCGCCGTGTCTTCCTTTCTGTGCCAGAGAAATACGGCGCCTAGTCCCTGGCACCTCTGTGGCCTCTGCAGGCAGAACATATTGACATTCTGCAAGCTGTCACCTTTGTTACCTACGGTGTCTCCTCGATTATGCCGCCCACTGTGATGGAGcggttcagtcgggaaccacgcgtctggtacggtcgcaggttcgaatcctgcctcgggcatggatgtatgtgatgtccttaagttagttaggtttaagtagttctaagttctagcggactaatgacctcagattttaagttccatagtgcttagagccatttgaacctcgattATCTTCGCTGGCTTTACTCGCCACATAACAACATCAAGTACCTACAGAGGGCAGCCATTGTTTGTATAACCTATCACTGCTTACCCCccggccccccatgaaccatggactttgccgttggtggggaggcttgcgtgtctcagcgatacagatagccgtaccgtaggtgcaaccacaacggaggggtatctgttgagaggccagacaaacgtgtggttcctgaagaggggcagcagcctttccagtagttgcaggggcaacagtctggatgattgactgatctggccttgtaacactaaccaaaacggccttgctgttatggtactgcgaacggctgaaagcaaggggaaactacagccgtcattcttcccgagggcatgcagctctactgtatgattaaatgatgatggcgtcctcttaggtaaaatattccggaggtaaaatagttccccattcggatctccactactcaagaggatgtcgttatcaggacgaagaaaactggcgttctacggatcggagcgtggaatgtcagatcccttaatcgggcaggtaggttagaaaatttaaaaagggaaatggatagcttaaagttagatatagtgggaattagtggagttcggtggcaggaagaacaagacttctggtcaggtgactacagggttataaacacaaaatcaaataggggtaatgcaggagtaggtttcataatgaataggaaaataggtatgcgggtaagctactgcaaacagcatagtgcacgcattatcgtggccaagacagatacgaagcccacacctactacagcagtgcaagtttatatgccaactagctctgcagacgacgaagaaattgatgaaatgtatggtgaaatgaaagaaattattcagatactgaagggtgacgaaaatttaatagtcacgggtgactggcattcggcagtaggaaaagggagagaaggaaacatagtaggtgaatatagattggggctaagaaatgaaagaggaagccacctggtagaattttgaacacagcacaacctaatcatagctaacacttggtttaagaatcacgaaagaaggttgtatacatggaagaattcttaagatactagaaggtatcagatagattatataatggtaagacagagatttaggaaccaggttttaaattgtaagacatttccaggggctgatgtagactctgaccacaatctattggttatgacctgtagattaaaactgaagaaactgcaaaaaggtgggaatttaaggagatgggacctgataaactgactaaaacagaggttgtacagagtttcagggagagcataagggaacaattgacaggaatgggggaaagaaatacagtagaagaagaatggatagctttgagggatgaagtagtgaaggcagcagagaaacaagtaggtaaaaagacgagggctagtagaaatccttgggtaacagaagaaatattgaatttaattgatgaaaggagaaatgtagcaggcaaaaaggaatacaaacgtctcaaaaatgagatcgacaggaaatgcaaaatggctaagcatggatggctagaggacaaatgtaaggatgtagaggcttatctcacatggggttagatagatactgcctacaggaaaattaaagagacctttggagaaaagagagacacttgtatgaacatcaagagctcagttctaagcaaaaagaaagatggaagtagtatatagagggcctatacaagggcaatgtactggaggacaatattatggaaatggaagaggatgtagatgaatgtgaaatggatgatacgatactgcgtgaagaatttgacagagcactgaaagacctgagtcgaaaaaaggcccccagagtagacaacattccattggaactactgacggccttgggatagccagtcgtgacaaaactgtaccatcttgtgagcaagatgtatgaaacaggcgaaataccctcagacttcaagaagaatataataattcttagaagaaagattaaggaaagggaaacctacgtttctagcatttgtagacttagggaaagcttttgacaatgttgactggaatactctctttctaattctaaaggttgcaggggtaaaatacagggagcgaaaggctatttacaatttgtacagaaaccagatggcagttgtaagagtcgagggacacgaaagggaggcagtggttgggaagggagtgagacagggttgtagcttatccccgatgttattcaatctgtatattgagcaagcagtaaaggaaacaaaactaaatttcggagtaggtattaaagtccgtggagaagaaataaaaactttgaggttcgccgatgacattgtaattctgtcagagacagcaaaggacttggaagagcagttgaatggaatggtcagtgtcttgaaaggaggatataagatgaacatcaacaaaagcaaaacgaggataatggaatgtagtcgaattaagtcgggtgatgctgagggaattagattaggaaatgagacacttacagtagtaacggagttttgctatttggggagaaaaataactgatgatggtcgaagtagagaggatataaaatgtagactggcaatggcaaggaaagcatttctaaagaagagaaatttgttaacatcgagtatagatttaagtgtgaggaagtcctttctgaaagtatttgtatggagtgttgccatgtatggacgtgaaacatggacgataaatagtttggacaagaagagaatagaagctttcgaaatgtggtgctacagaagaatgctgaagattagatgggtagatcacataactaatgaggaagtattgaataggattggggagaagagaagtttgtggcacaacttgaccagaagaagggatcggttggtaggacatgttctgagaaatcgagggatcaccaatttggtattggagggcagcgtggagggtaaaaatcgtagagggagacaaagagatgaatacactaagcagattcagaaggatgtaggttgcagtaggtactgtgagattaagaagcttgcgcaggatagagtagcgtggagagctgcatcaaaccagtctcaggactgaagaccacaacaacaacaacaacaacaacaacaacatcactgctTCATTGTTATAACATTAATCATAGCATTTTTGGTAAACTACTTTACATAGCAGTAAATTCTGTTCTCATTTTACACTTTTTCTACTcctattttgtattgtaattaccTAGATACGGTACATTTGTCACGTCTTTCTGTACATGGTATCTCAGTGACTGTTACTGAAGTCAGGTGGAAGATGGGGAGTGGAGCCTCTTCTGTTCAACCCATAGCTTCCTTACTCTAACCAGCAGTAGACATTCATGCCTCGCACATGGGTTCCATGCTGCTTGTCACTGTCACCATCTCTACCTTCCGCCTTTGGGTTTATCTTTAGTTGATTAGGCTCTCCcgtgtctaggggtagcatctttggctTCTAATGAGCACGCTCTAGTTCCCAGGCCAGAACTCAGCCACAGCTTAACTTtccaataaaaatcatcagcaatggctgcagtcaccctcgttctgcaaaTGGCCTTGTCGAAGAGGATGGAGGAGTGGAAAGACTTTCAGGACAACCTCTTGTCCTTTGGGTGGGAAACGGACTCTAAAAGGTGGAAGAACCAGCAaacgatcaatggcatgaggatgcaaaaggcagtggaaaccacggcattaaagacacataatgtgtatccagagGGCATGGGGCCTGTAATTCAAAAAGTCTCTTGaagatctccattggcaaaagattatggACTAGCCCACATTTGGATCTGGGACTGCCAAGGggtaagtgaccatgagaaaaagattgaataaccaacaaaaggggcATCAAATATTAAAAGTCTgagcatggtagggaagctagaaaatgtggaAAGTGAAATGcttagactcaatctagatatagtggggacaAGGACTTTGTGGTCAGACtgatgtagggtaatatcaacagttgcagaaaatggtgtaagGGGAGAGGGCAGAGCGTGaactactgtgaacagttaagtgatacaGTTGTTCTCATGTGATTCAACGGCCAACCAACGCTGGCAATGATAGTTTTCGTGTATGattaagagatagagaaagtaaatgaggattttgaacaggtaattcagtacgtaaaaggagatgtggtaatttaataatcatggggtcTGGAACGTGGTTGTAAGGGAAGGAATAGAATGAAGAGTTATGGGATAATACGGGCTTGCACATAGgtgtgagacaggagaaagactaatcgagttctgcaattaatttcagctagtaatagtactTTTTTCAGTAATCACaaaagaaggaggtatacttggaaaagattcAGACACGGGAAGGTTCCAGCTGGAtttcatcacggtcagacagaggttaaaaatgtgaaataggattgtaaggcatacctaggagcagatatagactcggataacaatttagtaatgatgaagagtaggctgaagtttaagaggatgAACCAAAAGAATCAGTATGAAAGGAAATGGGATACTGAAGCACTGAGGAGTGGTGAGGCGCTAGACTGTGGTAAAGAACATcgaagcaggcagttcagttgaggagATGTGAATGTCTCTAACAATGGCAATGACTGATGATGGACATAGAAATACAGGTACAAGGTAGGTAGCTGCATAGAAAGCATGGGTAATTTATGAAATACATCATttaatcaatgaaagaaggaaataaaaaatgtcGAGGAGGAGCAAATGGCTGGTAGCCAAggaaaaatggctgcaggaaaggtgTGAAGAAATGcaaatacaggaaattcaaaacaaatttccgtgaaatgaaaagcactagcgataatattaagagtgcaactggaataccAGTGTTAAATGcacaagagagagcagataggcagaAATAGTAAATTGAAGGACTCTGTGATGGAGGAGCAGTTGTCTGATGACATGTCAGAAGAAAAAGTTGGAGTAAACATGAATGACATATGAGTTCCagaattagagtcagaatttagaaGTTCTCTTAAAAACTTGAGGTCCACTACACAGTAGAAGAGGTAGAtatcattccttcagaatttctaaagtcattgggaggaagtggcaaccaaatgatTATTGATGTTGATGTGAAGAATCTAAATATGTACCATCAGAAATtagtaaaaatatcatccacacaattctgaagactgcaagagctgacaagtgtgagaattgtcgcacaatcaacttaacagttcaTGTATCCAAATTGATGACAAAAATAACattcagaagaatcgaaaagaaaattgtggatgtgttcaatgacgatcagtttggctttaggaaaggtaaaggcaccagagagccatTTCTGACGTTTTAGTCGATGATGGAAGCaacgctgaagaaaaatcaaaacacactcGTAGAATTTGTCGACGTAGctcaagcattcgacaatgtaaaatggggcaagatgtttgaaatactgagaaaaatagggttaagctataaggaaagacaagtgatgtacatgtacaaaagcAAGAAGAAACAATACggttgaaagaccaagaacgaagtggtcagaTTAAAAATGGTGAAAGAGAGGCATCCACTCCTCCActccttctgttcaatttccataGCAAAGAAGCAATGAGCGAAATAAACGAAAGCTtcaagagggattaaaattcactgatgacattgctacactGAGCCAAGATGAAGAAGAATATTACAGGACCTGTTGGATGGAATAAACAGTATGATGCGTacaaagtatggattgagagtaaaccagaaaaagagaaagacaaaagTAAGGAGATGTAGCATAACTGAGaataatgagaaacttaaagtcaaAATTGGGATCACAAaatcaggctgcggctaagccatgtctccgcagtatcctttctttcaggagtgctagttctgcatggttcgcagaagagcttctgtaaagtttggaaggtaggagacggatactggcagaagtaaagctgtgagtaccgggcgtgagtcgtgcttcggtagctcagttggtagagcactttcccgcgaaaggcaaaggtcccgagttcgagtctcggtcgggcacacagttttaatctgccaggaagtttcagaagtttGAATGATTGCAAATGATTGCTTACATATGTTGCAAGcgttactctgaggtgaagaggttaccgAAGGAGAGGGATTTGCAgctggccgcatcaaatcagttatTAGGACTAAAAAAATCGCTATAGGTACTTTTAGTAAGTCACAATTCTTGTTTAGATATCCCTTGAAGTCTCTGATTTTACTCCTATTGCAGAGTATGGCCTGATGATGACCTAAAACGGATTGAAACAGGTCATCGcttttaaataaatgtgtatatagatcatgacagaattttttttcttattaaaaattAAGTCTTTGGCCTAATGCGAGCTTTATTTTAACAAATTTGTGTTAACACTACTGTTGTGTTTGGTCCTCGACGCAATTGTATTACATAGTCAGTGTATTAGAGTATATTCTagtttataattattaaatactgtacattaaGTAATGACACTAGTCAGCACTGACACAATGTAACAAATTTATTGTGTAATTCTATTAGTGATAGAGTACGACTTCCATATACATATAATCATGTAAGTGTGATGCGGACTGTACAGGTTGACATCAGGGCATTGGGGCTAGCACTGAAATAAAAGTTGAGTGCCATGTTACAGTTAAGCATTTCCAgcagtaacgtttgttttatgtaGCAATTAGAATCTGTTTTCATGTTTTGACCATGAAGTATATTTGGAAGGTAATCCACATCGTAAATTATTTCGTTAGTTATGATGGAGTGGGAGAGTATATGAATCGACATAATGTGACTTCCTACTGCTATCCAGATAATTCATTTTCTTGGATAAGCTGCTTCTCAAAGTCTCCTAATACTAGGAATTTCAGTTCTCTTGCATCATAAGTCTGGTGCAGCTAGCTGATGATGGCTGTCCCCCATAAAACCTGTTATTTGACTGGGAACAAATGTTGGTTCTTAGTGCCAATACATCTTATTGGGCTTTATATTTTTTCCTTGAAAGAAATCAAAATTAAGAATTGAATCATATGAAGATAACTGATACAATAACTCTATGTAAAAATTATTGGTGTGAGAAGTAACAAgaaatttgaagttttttgttaTATTGAAGTCAGAAGTGTTTATATGCTGCACATGTTTCTGAGGATGatctggtttttaattttttataagaatTTGTGTAGCCATGAttgcattttgaaatatttttatgtcCTGAGTGACCAGTTTTGCCTGGACTAATTGTCATCTTCGGATGAAAATATTTTAACATACGATATTGGCTGCAAAAATTGTTATTTATCACTAGTATATGTTTGAGTATACAAAAATTTAGGTGAGTAGAATTTCATATTTTCTGGAATAATCTTGCATGACCCATTTATAAAAAAGgaaagttttaaaatatttaaatgtaattAATCTACTTCAATCATCTACAGGTGCTTGTAGACAGCGAAAAAGACTCTGACATATTGTTTGAGCTGGCGGCCCAGATAGAAAATGAACGCCGTCTCATCATTGTGTCGTCGAGGGGAAATACAGGCTTCGACGACACTTTCAAAACAGCTGACATCAGCGATGACAGTTGGAATGACCTTCTAGACGTCAAAGTCAGGCTGAACGGGGACCGCTACGAATGCCGCCTGCGGGACCAGGTGGCAGATGCCGATGCTCTGAAATCGCTTCTGGACGGCAAGCCGACGCTCTTGCTGGCTCTGGCGCAGCTGTCACAGCCTCTGAGGATGGGCCGGGAGCTGGAAACGCTGCCCGCCTATTACGTGCCCAGGAAGCTGGTAGACTGTCGGCTGGTGCAGAACGAGTTCTTCTCGTCTCTGGGGCGCTGGGATGTGTGCGTCATCGACAGCGCATCCTATGGGGCACTGTCATGTAAAATAGGCAAACATTCGGTCACGAGTTTTGCGCAGATGAAAAGTTGGATCCGCACTCCATCCAAATTCGATTGGCCAGTAATTGTGTTAACTGAGGAGCTCGAGAGTATTCGTGAAGCTGCCAGAACATGGCCAGTTTTGAAAATCTACGTATTACAGTTTTCTAACAAGAAATGGAAGATTGTTTACTATTTTGGGCATCCTGACAGGATTGGAGGGCACAGAATCAAGCAGAAGGTAGAGCAGTATAAGGCATTAGACACTGCATGCAGTACGGTAATTGTAGAGGGGAGGCCGGGAGTGGGCAAGTCGAAGGTGCTGTCTCATGTGGCGGAGCAaataaaaggaagggaccctgcctgCTGGATACTGAGAATTAATCTGTTGGAGTTTTACACAGTTTTAGATGACAGTGGCAGTTCTGTAGAAGACATCTTGAGGGAGGCAGTCTTTAACAAGGACGAGCTGGCCAGACTGGAGTGCGCACTGCTTCGCCACAGCCTGCTGCGGTCCCCGCGAGTCGTCTGCCTCGTGGACGGCTTCGACGAGGTGTGCCCGGATTACGTCGACAAGTGTATCGAGGTGCTGCCTCTCGTGGCACCACGCAAGGGAAAGCTCCTGGTGACGACGAGGCCAGCAGCGTTGAAGGTCTTGGAGGCGCGGATGGGTGTGTTGGCGTACTCGCTGGAGCCTTTCAGTGACTCAGAGCTGAAAGAATTCTTCACACTCCACCCGCCGAAGGGAAACACTCCAGCCATCGCCGGCCTCAACAAGAGCTTAAGGGATCTTCTGAGAATCCCTCTCTTCGCCGAAATGTTCGTAAATCTGTCACAGGAAGTAGCTGAAACATGGGACATTGTGACTCTGTACGAAACTTTCTTCCGAAATAACTTCAGAAGGCTTTACGAGGAGAAATTGTGTCAAAACTTTTCCGTTCCCGGGAAGAAGGCAGAGGTCGAGGAGAAGCTGAAGAAGCACGAGGCACAGTTGATGGCCCTCGCAGAATCAGTTCTGTCGCACGCTACGGCTGTACCGACAAAGCTGTCGTTCGATACGGACTACTTTGTGAAATCTGGAATCGTGTACCAGTTCACCAACGGGAAACCCGCATTCCTGCACAGGACCTTCGCCGAACACTTCCTCGCCAAGTTGTGCTTCGTCACAGATAGAAAACAGTTTCGTGCGAGGGCGTACCGCAAGGCGTACGTGAACAAGAGACTGGAGTTCTTCCTCGAGTCTTTCGACCGGAGGGCAGCGAGGGGCCAGCCACTGTTGGAGGCGCTGCTGGATGGCGACGAGCGCAAGATGGCGGCGCTGCTGGGCGAGGGTGCCGACGTCGGGCAGGCAGACGCGTGCGGGCGTAGCGTCCTGCACCTGGCGGCGGCGCACCGTCTGCGCTGCCCCCTGCCCCTGCTGCGGCGGCTGTGCAGGCGTGCGGGGGTGGGCGCGCTGTCTGCGGAGGACCGCCTGCTTGGGTGGACGCCGATGAGGTATGCCGCAGAGGGCGGTCGCTGGGCCGCCGTCAAAGCACTGCTGGAGGCGGGAGGCGACGTCACTCAACTGGGGGACTTCCGCTTGAGGCTGCACGATCCCGCACAGCTGCTGGGCGCCTTCGAACGGGGCGGATACTGGGCCCTGTACGAGCACATCTTCTCGCTGAACAATACGTCATGGAGAGCCAAGGCAGCGTGGAAGGGCGTAGGCACTCAAATgcaggtaaataaaaaaaataattacccATCACATTTTACGTAGTTGTAACTAACATAAACCTTTCTGGCTGGGTGTGgtgcgcgtactgtaagaccttcggtacacacaccatcagattatttgacttgtcgctctaacgaagtaggcgagtg is a genomic window of Schistocerca gregaria isolate iqSchGreg1 chromosome 9, iqSchGreg1.2, whole genome shotgun sequence containing:
- the LOC126291917 gene encoding uncharacterized protein LOC126291917; the protein is MSALREIVTAVTSAPDGSAAVKYNKGAHNTGEGDRYEERVLAIVYLRCLRRGLTFQLSANNGDAGKFDDVVLVWRPKGHLEARIMFIQLKHKKSAFIHSSALLSEAQNCDFGLSKYCTSYREISESLEMDRLTFVLLTNASLGGSSLSLLERQDADSTPELELLQAGGNVYRLNPNNEQVWKAVGENTGFVENFYLLCQQRNSVQILSDIYKELEELLGAGDLCRSISDSLCESIRKWMNKRKGECLTSTWNDWQALVDEYVRTQVTGCKSLTTRLKYRSVADVRDHVESCNPAWVRPLERGTAALSATKIHQALVHETHIMVDVERFPDLRHQILCCWGPFCRWLVLVDSEKDSDILFELAAQIENERRLIIVSSRGNTGFDDTFKTADISDDSWNDLLDVKVRLNGDRYECRLRDQVADADALKSLLDGKPTLLLALAQLSQPLRMGRELETLPAYYVPRKLVDCRLVQNEFFSSLGRWDVCVIDSASYGALSCKIGKHSVTSFAQMKSWIRTPSKFDWPVIVLTEELESIREAARTWPVLKIYVLQFSNKKWKIVYYFGHPDRIGGHRIKQKVEQYKALDTACSTVIVEGRPGVGKSKVLSHVAEQIKGRDPACWILRINLLEFYTVLDDSGSSVEDILREAVFNKDELARLECALLRHSLLRSPRVVCLVDGFDEVCPDYVDKCIEVLPLVAPRKGKLLVTTRPAALKVLEARMGVLAYSLEPFSDSELKEFFTLHPPKGNTPAIAGLNKSLRDLLRIPLFAEMFVNLSQEVAETWDIVTLYETFFRNNFRRLYEEKLCQNFSVPGKKAEVEEKLKKHEAQLMALAESVLSHATAVPTKLSFDTDYFVKSGIVYQFTNGKPAFLHRTFAEHFLAKLCFVTDRKQFRARAYRKAYVNKRLEFFLESFDRRAARGQPLLEALLDGDERKMAALLGEGADVGQADACGRSVLHLAAAHRLRCPLPLLRRLCRRAGVGALSAEDRLLGWTPMRYAAEGGRWAAVKALLEAGGDVTQLGDFRLRLHDPAQLLGAFERGGYWALYEHIFSLNNTSWRAKAAWKGVGTQMQIALSLISAKMPRQSLRVIAEKAREEGHHTVRSMLLHGKIRTAEKGRTLSQKGKKVKPKYVHPQWSRTRPPAHGESYIPNCATQFLSGVTPPRVGGNVVLQGARSSTAASCSSQTQPQHTYLKYSDESDINSSLYHSAETGDVNNLHVLTNLERHTVERRSQLDSTLAAHESWFGRAGETWQCLGTGDRQHGQRAGFDWQNGDGDTPLVSAVQREGADVASNGFHHVLEIFIFILISVLIMKTFN